A genomic stretch from Chaetodon auriga isolate fChaAug3 chromosome 17, fChaAug3.hap1, whole genome shotgun sequence includes:
- the arpp21 gene encoding cAMP-regulated phosphoprotein 21 isoform X2: MTEAAVESTDVLLKPCDVTSCDVITCPSPSPCLSLCNRKEGKECHSDSKGLDQQKHCNQVQPKKKVKAKGKLVRSMAVCEESSPFEEPQASPDANISSSCHDNKITSCKEDEQEKSTDPKKHSLSKESSVEYTDSTGIDLHQFIIDTLNSNPRDRMMLLKLEQDMIDFITSNSPFKKFPHMSPYHRMLVHRVAAYFGMEHNVDQTGKSVIINRTSSTRIPEQRFLDEVHQDKTEEIHQWKIILKRDNSSDDQTRHHPLREKQSKSVEEREEEYQRARDRIFNQEPLCTQESAHAETRAVEEYNPYAETQRRRQLFRGSRDSSGSSWTGSSRQSSTETDCRYSSEPQPWSSTDSDSSYLWTSPAPKPRQPANHSWDAHGLGSISLYRLPSTCPHPSSPPTIDEPAPNSAYVMENGIPPGSILVNPQTGQPFLNPDGTPAVYNPPDSQQPIRSQTQLQGSAPQHQQQQIEELSSQFAHVSCQSTGEAPPLYPPGQGYIYAAPPPPNPHSYCQPSPQVPMYYYGQYPTSAQHIHSQTAQPAAGYAPAVGVQQQSSHTQAQAVLGTYSPMASHQCSMVQGGVSVSYPQSKVVAGVGGEAGYCCMVPPPSHHSSYHPPSCTNLSAPAWSAQY, from the exons ATGACCGAAGCAGCTGTAGAGAGTACAGATGTCCTCCTAAAGCCCTGTGATGTGACATCATGTGATGTCATCACCTGCCCCTCCCCTTCGCCATGTCTGTCCCTGTGCAATCGGAAGGAGGGCAAGGAATGTCACAGTGACAGTAAGGGGCTGGACCAGCAG AAACACTGTAACCAGGTGCAACCAAAGAAAAAAGTTAAG gcCAAAGGAAAGTTAGTGCGGAGTATGGCTGTCTGCGAGGAGTCCTCACCATTTGAAGAACCCCAg GCATCCCCAGATGCAAACATCTCATCTAGCTGCCATGACAACAAGATAACTTCCTGTAAGGAGGACGAACAGGAGAAGAGCACAGATCCAAAGAAACACTCACTGtccaaag AGTCCAGCGTGGAGTACACTGACTCCACCGGCATAGACCTGCACCAGTTCATCATTGACACCCTCAACAGCAACCCCAGAGACCGCATGATGCTGCTTAAACTGGAGCAGGACATGATCGACTTCATCACCAGcaatag CCCCTTTAAGAAGTTCCCTCATATGTCGCCCTACCACCGTATGCTGGTCCATCGGGTGGCGGCCTACTTTGGCATGGAGCACAATGTAGACCAGACAGGAAAGTCTGTCATCATCAACAGGACCAGCAGCACACGCAT ACCAGAGCAGCGTTTCCTGGACGAGGTGCATCAAGATAAGACAGAAGAGATCCACCAGTGGAAGATTATTTTGAAGAGAGACAACAGCTCAGATGACCAG ACCCGACATCACCCTTTACGGGAGAAGCAAAGCAagtcagtggaggagagagaggaggagtacCAACGAGCACGAGACCGAATCTTCAACCAAGAG CCACTCTGCACCCAGGAGAGCGCCCATGCAGAAACCAG gGCTGTGGAGGAGTACAATCCATATGCTGAGACCCAGAGGAGAAGGCAGCTCTTCAG GGGGAGCCGTGACAGCTCAGGCTCCAGCTGGAccggcagcagcaggcagagtaGCACCGAGACCGACTGTCGCTATAGCAGCGAGCCCCAGCCCTGGAGCAGCACAGACTCTGATTCTTCGTACCTCTGGACGAGTCCCGCTCCGAAACCCCGCCAACCGGCCAACCACAGCTGGGACGCGCATGGTTTAG gctccATCTCTCTCTACAGACTGCCATCCACCTgtccccacccctcctctcctcccaccatAGATGAGCCGGCTCCTAACTCTGCCTATGTCATGGAGAACGGGATCCCACCAGGAAGCATATTGGTGAACCCACAGACTG GGCAGCCTTTCCTGAACCCTGACGGAACCCCTGCTGTGTACAACCCTCCTGACtctcagcagccaatcaggagccaGACTCAGCTGCAAGGCTCTGCCCCTcagcaccaacagcagcag ATTGAAGAGCTCTCCTCGCAGTTCGCTCATGTGAGCTGTCAGTCGACGGGAGAAGCCCCGCCCCTCTACCCTCCCGGTCAGGGTTACATCTATGCAGCTCCTCCCCCTCCCAACCCCCACAGCTACTGCCAGCCCTCACCTCAG GTGCCTATGTATTACTACGGCCAGTACCCTACCTCAGCTCAGCACATCCACAGCCAAACAGCACAACCAGCAG ccgGCTACGCCCCTGCTGTGGGGGTGCAGCAGCAGTCTTCACACACCCAGGCCCAGGCTGTGCTGGGGACCTACTCACCAATGGCCTCTCATCAGTGTAGCATGGTTCAG ggagGTGTCTCAGTGTCCTATCCCCAAAGTAAAGTTGTGGCCGGGGTTGGTGGAGAGGCGGGTTACTGCTGCATGGTGCCCCCGCCCTCCCACCACAGCAGCTACCATCCTCCCAGCTGCACCAACCTCAGCGCCCCGGCCTGGAGCGCACAGTACTGA
- the arpp21 gene encoding cAMP-regulated phosphoprotein 21 isoform X1 yields MTEAAVESTDVLLKPCDVTSCDVITCPSPSPCLSLCNRKEGKECHSDSKGLDQQKHCNQVQPKKKVKAKGKLVRSMAVCEESSPFEEPQASPDANISSSCHDNKITSCKEDEQEKSTDPKKHSLSKESSVEYTDSTGIDLHQFIIDTLNSNPRDRMMLLKLEQDMIDFITSNSPFKKFPHMSPYHRMLVHRVAAYFGMEHNVDQTGKSVIINRTSSTRIPEQRFLDEVHQDKTEEIHQWKIILKRDNSSDDQTRHHPLREKQSKSVEEREEEYQRARDRIFNQEPLCTQESAHAETRAVEEYNPYAETQRRRQLFRGSRDSSGSSWTGSSRQSSTETDCRYSSEPQPWSSTDSDSSYLWTSPAPKPRQPANHSWDAHGLGSISLYRLPSTCPHPSSPPTIDEPAPNSAYVMENGIPPGSILVNPQTGQPFLNPDGTPAVYNPPDSQQPIRSQTQLQGSAPQHQQQQVVQYSSVSYSAPQMLPVTPSQPYPTIEELSSQFAHVSCQSTGEAPPLYPPGQGYIYAAPPPPNPHSYCQPSPQVPMYYYGQYPTSAQHIHSQTAQPAAGYAPAVGVQQQSSHTQAQAVLGTYSPMASHQCSMVQGGVSVSYPQSKVVAGVGGEAGYCCMVPPPSHHSSYHPPSCTNLSAPAWSAQY; encoded by the exons ATGACCGAAGCAGCTGTAGAGAGTACAGATGTCCTCCTAAAGCCCTGTGATGTGACATCATGTGATGTCATCACCTGCCCCTCCCCTTCGCCATGTCTGTCCCTGTGCAATCGGAAGGAGGGCAAGGAATGTCACAGTGACAGTAAGGGGCTGGACCAGCAG AAACACTGTAACCAGGTGCAACCAAAGAAAAAAGTTAAG gcCAAAGGAAAGTTAGTGCGGAGTATGGCTGTCTGCGAGGAGTCCTCACCATTTGAAGAACCCCAg GCATCCCCAGATGCAAACATCTCATCTAGCTGCCATGACAACAAGATAACTTCCTGTAAGGAGGACGAACAGGAGAAGAGCACAGATCCAAAGAAACACTCACTGtccaaag AGTCCAGCGTGGAGTACACTGACTCCACCGGCATAGACCTGCACCAGTTCATCATTGACACCCTCAACAGCAACCCCAGAGACCGCATGATGCTGCTTAAACTGGAGCAGGACATGATCGACTTCATCACCAGcaatag CCCCTTTAAGAAGTTCCCTCATATGTCGCCCTACCACCGTATGCTGGTCCATCGGGTGGCGGCCTACTTTGGCATGGAGCACAATGTAGACCAGACAGGAAAGTCTGTCATCATCAACAGGACCAGCAGCACACGCAT ACCAGAGCAGCGTTTCCTGGACGAGGTGCATCAAGATAAGACAGAAGAGATCCACCAGTGGAAGATTATTTTGAAGAGAGACAACAGCTCAGATGACCAG ACCCGACATCACCCTTTACGGGAGAAGCAAAGCAagtcagtggaggagagagaggaggagtacCAACGAGCACGAGACCGAATCTTCAACCAAGAG CCACTCTGCACCCAGGAGAGCGCCCATGCAGAAACCAG gGCTGTGGAGGAGTACAATCCATATGCTGAGACCCAGAGGAGAAGGCAGCTCTTCAG GGGGAGCCGTGACAGCTCAGGCTCCAGCTGGAccggcagcagcaggcagagtaGCACCGAGACCGACTGTCGCTATAGCAGCGAGCCCCAGCCCTGGAGCAGCACAGACTCTGATTCTTCGTACCTCTGGACGAGTCCCGCTCCGAAACCCCGCCAACCGGCCAACCACAGCTGGGACGCGCATGGTTTAG gctccATCTCTCTCTACAGACTGCCATCCACCTgtccccacccctcctctcctcccaccatAGATGAGCCGGCTCCTAACTCTGCCTATGTCATGGAGAACGGGATCCCACCAGGAAGCATATTGGTGAACCCACAGACTG GGCAGCCTTTCCTGAACCCTGACGGAACCCCTGCTGTGTACAACCCTCCTGACtctcagcagccaatcaggagccaGACTCAGCTGCAAGGCTCTGCCCCTcagcaccaacagcagcag gtGGTTCAGTACTCATCTGTCTCTTACTCAGCTCCACAGATGTTGCCTGTCACTCCCTCACAGCCATACCCCACA ATTGAAGAGCTCTCCTCGCAGTTCGCTCATGTGAGCTGTCAGTCGACGGGAGAAGCCCCGCCCCTCTACCCTCCCGGTCAGGGTTACATCTATGCAGCTCCTCCCCCTCCCAACCCCCACAGCTACTGCCAGCCCTCACCTCAG GTGCCTATGTATTACTACGGCCAGTACCCTACCTCAGCTCAGCACATCCACAGCCAAACAGCACAACCAGCAG ccgGCTACGCCCCTGCTGTGGGGGTGCAGCAGCAGTCTTCACACACCCAGGCCCAGGCTGTGCTGGGGACCTACTCACCAATGGCCTCTCATCAGTGTAGCATGGTTCAG ggagGTGTCTCAGTGTCCTATCCCCAAAGTAAAGTTGTGGCCGGGGTTGGTGGAGAGGCGGGTTACTGCTGCATGGTGCCCCCGCCCTCCCACCACAGCAGCTACCATCCTCCCAGCTGCACCAACCTCAGCGCCCCGGCCTGGAGCGCACAGTACTGA